From a region of the Mercurialis annua linkage group LG1-X, ddMerAnnu1.2, whole genome shotgun sequence genome:
- the LOC126676910 gene encoding protein ZW2-like: protein MTSPVVSNFETFLGSWSNRQETLQHQLLSSISPQNVENTQHHQDLISQVLSHYEHYYEEKTIAARDDVFVFLHPPWLSSFERTLTWLGEFKPSVIFRIITNSLTDLTPEQSERIQQLKIETRIQERALTEAMARIQESLAAPPILGLTRRSARLIDGEVSDMEVAVEALKAAMLTVLESADALRGSVVIGLVEILSPVQAVRFLAAALEFQIQMRAWGRRSDAQRFAASNGLL, encoded by the coding sequence ATGACAAGTCCAGTAGTTTCGAACTTTGAAACCTTCCTTGGAAGCTGGTCAAATCGCCAAGAAACTCTGCAACACCAGCTTCTCTCGTCAATTTCACCACAAAATGTAGAGAACACACAGCACCATCAGGATTTGATTTCTCAGGTGTTGTCTCATTACGAGCACTACTACGAAGAAAAAACTATTGCTGCTAGAGATGATGTCTTTGTTTTCTTGCATCCGCCATGGCTAAGCTCTTTCGAGAGAACTCTGACGTGGCTTGGAGAATTCAAGCCGTCAGTTATTTTCAGGATAATTACCAACTCTCTCACGGACTTAACTCCTGAACAGAGTGAAAGAATACAGCAGCTGAAAATAGAGACGAGGATACAAGAGCGAGCGTTGACGGAAGCCATGGCGAGAATTCAAGAAAGCTTGGCTGCGCCGCCCATTTTAGGGCTGACGCGGAGATCTGCGCGGCTGATTGATGGAGAAGTGTCGGATATGGAAGTAGCTGTGGAGGCGCTGAAGGCTGCAATGCTTACTGTGTTGGAGAGCGCTGATGCTCTTAGAGGATCGGTTGTCATCGGCCTGGTGGAGATTCTGAGTCCAGTTCAAGCAGTTAGGTTTTTAGCGGCGGCGCTTGAATTTCAGATACAAATGAGGGCATGGGGACGAAGGAGTGATGCCCAAAGATTTGCCGCCAGTAATGGGTTGCTCTAG